Proteins from a genomic interval of Ovis aries strain OAR_USU_Benz2616 breed Rambouillet chromosome 25, ARS-UI_Ramb_v3.0, whole genome shotgun sequence:
- the LOC114110852 gene encoding junction plakoglobin-like, protein MEVMNLIEQPIKVTEWQQTYTYDSGIHSGANTCVPSVSSKGLMEEDEACGRQYTLKKTTTYTQSVPPGQGDLEYQMSTTARAKRVREAMCPGVTGEDSSLLLATQVEGQTTNLQRLAEPSQLLKSAIVHLINYQDDAELATRALPELTKLLNDEDPVVVTKAAMIVNQLSKKEASRRALMGSPQLVAAVVRTMQNTSDLDTAHCTTSILHNLSHHREGLLAIFKSGGIPALVRMLSSPVESVLFYAITTLHNLLLYQEGAKMAVHLADGLQKMVPLLNKNNPKFLAITTDCLQLLAYGNQESKLIILANGGPQALVQIMRNYSYEKLLWTTSRVLKVLSVCPSNKPAIVEAGGMQALGKHLTSNSPRLVQNCLWTLRNLSDVATKQEGLESVLKILVNQLSVDDVNVLTCATGTLSNLTCNNSKNKTLVTQNSGVEALIHAILRAGDKDDIAEPAVCTLRHLTSRHPEAEMAQNSVRLNYGIPAIVKLLNQPNQWPLVKATIGLIRNLALCPANHAPLQEAAVIPRLVQLLVKAHQDAQRHVAAGTQQPYTDGVRMEEIVEGCTGALHILARDPMNRMEIFRLNTIPLFVQLLYSSVENIQRVAAGVLCELAQDKEAADAIDAEGASAPLMELLHSRNEGTATYAAAVLFRISEDKNPDYRKRVSVELTNSLFKHDPAAWEAAQSMIPMNEPYADDMDATYRPMYLSDVPMDPLEMHMDMDGDYPIDTYSDGLRPPYPTADHMLA, encoded by the coding sequence ATGGAGGTGATGAACCTGATCGAACAGCCCATCAAGGTGACCGAGTGGCAGCAGACATATACCTATGACTCTGGCATCCACTCGGGGGCCAACACCTGTGTGCCCTCGGTCAGCAGCAAGGGCCTCATGGAGGAGGACGAGGCCTGCGGGCGCCAGTACACACTCAAGAAGACCACCACCTACACCCAGTCGGTGCCCCCGGGCCAAGGTGACCTGGAGTACCAGATGTCCACGACCGCCAGAGCCAAGCGGGTGCGGGAGGCCATGTGTCCCGGTGTGACAGGAGAGGACAGCTCACTGCTGCTGGCCACCCAGGTGGAGGGGCAGACCACCAACCTGCAGCGGCTGGCCGAGCCATCCCAACTCCTCAAGTCGGCCATCGTGCATCTCATCAACTACCAGGACGACGCTGAGCTGGCCACCCGGGCCCTGCCTGAGCTCACCAAGCTGCTCAATGATGAGGACCCGGTGGTGGTGACCAAGGCGGCCATGATCGTGAACCAGCTGTCCAAAAAGGAGGCATCTCGGCGGGCGCTGATGGGCTCGCCCCAACTGGTGGCGGCCGTCGTGCGCACCATGCAGAACACCAGCGACCTGGACACCGCCCACTGCACCACCAGCATCCTGCACAACCTCTCCCACCACCGCGAGGGGCTGCTTGCTATCTTCAAGTCGGGTGGCATCCCTGCCCTGGTCCGCATGCTCAGCTCCCCTGTGGAGTCGGTCTTGTTCTATGCCATCACCACGCTGCACAACCTGCTGCTCTACCAGGAGGGTGCCAAGATGGCAGTGCACCTGGCAGACGGGCTGCAGAAGATGGTGCCCCTGCTCAACAAGAACAACCCCAAGTTCCTGGCCATCACCACCGACTGCCTGCAGCTCCTGGCCTATGGTAACCAGGAGAGCAAGCTCATCATCCTGGCCAATGGAGGACCCCAGGCCCTCGTCCAGATCATGCGTAACTACAGTTATGAGAAGCTGCTCTGGACCACCAGCCGCGTGCTCAAAGTGCTGTCCGTGTGTCCCAGCAACAAGCCTGCCATTGTGGAGGCTGGTGGGATGCAGGCCCTGGGCAAGCACCTGACGAGCAACAGCCCCCGCCTCGTGCAGAACTGCCTGTGGACCCTGCGCAACCTCTCGGATGTGGCCACCAAGCAGGAGGGCCTGGAGAGCGTGCTGAAGATTCTGGTGAACCAGCTGAGCGTGGACGATGTGAACGTCCTCACCTGTGCCACGGGCACTCTGTCCAACCTGACGTGCAACAACAGCAAGAACAAGACGCTGGTGACACAGAACAGTGGTGTGGAGGCGCTCATCCACGCCATCCTGCGTGCGGGCGACAAGGACGACATCGCGGAGCCCGCCGTCTGCACCCTGCGCCACCTCACCAGCCGCCACCCCGAGGCTGAGATGGCCCAGAACTCCGTGCGTCTCAACTATGGCATCCCGGCCATCGTCAAGCTGCTCAACCAGCCCAACCAGTGGCCACTGGTTAAGGCAACCATTGGCCTGATCAGGAATCTGGCCCTGTGCCCAGCCAACCATGCCCCACTGCAGGAGGCAGCGGTCATTCCCCGCCTTGTCCAACTGCTGGTCAAGGCCCACCAGGATGCCCAGCGCCATGTGGCTGCTGGCACACAGCAGCCCTACACGGATGGCGTGAGGATGGAGGAGATTGTGGAAGGCTGCACTGGAGCCCTGCACATCCTCGCCCGGGATCCCATGAACCGCATGGAGATCTTCCGACTCAACACCATCCCCCTGTTTGTGCAGCTCCTCTACTCCTCGGTGGAGAACATCCAGCGCGTGGCCGCCGGGGTGCTGTGCGAGCTGGCCCAGGACAAGGAGGCGGCGGACGCCATTGACGCGGAGGGCGCCTCGGCCCCACTCATGGAGCTACTGCACTCGCGCAATGAGGGCACCGCCACCTACGCCGCTGCCGTCTTGTTCCGCATCTCCGAGGACAAGAACCCAGATTACCGCAAACGGGTGTCTGTGGAGCTCACTAACTCCCTCTTCAAGCACGACCCTGCCGCCTGGGAGGCTGCCCAGAGCATGATCCCCATGAATGAACCCTATGCTGATGACATGGACGCCACCTACCGCCCCATGTACTTGAGCGACGTGCCCATGGACCCACTGGAGATGCACATGGACATGGATGGGGACTATCCCATTGACACCTACAGCGACGGCCTCAGGCCCCCCTACCCAACTGCAGACCACATGCTGGCCTAG